A portion of the Myripristis murdjan chromosome 13, fMyrMur1.1, whole genome shotgun sequence genome contains these proteins:
- the cluha gene encoding clustered mitochondria protein homolog isoform X2: MVSKTDDIPASVPNCNPVDLADEGDGAQDSKETSKTSMKDSCACGHSAGTAMMNGGGAHEHMEEAESKQDGSGEADGGEESNEQEVIVIQDTGFTVKIQAPGTEPFDLQVSPQEMVQEIHQVMMDREDTCHRTCFSLQLDGNVLDNFAELKSIEGLQEGSLLKVVEEPYTVREARIHVRHIRDLLKSLDPSDAYNGVDCNSLSFLSIFTDGDLGDSGKRKKKGNELEQIDCTPPEHILPGSKERPLVPLQPQNKDWKPMQCLKVLTMSGWNPPPGNRKMHGDLMYLYIVTVEERHVSVTASTRGFYLNQSTTYTFNPKPANPSFLSHSLVELLSQISPAFKKNFTALQKKRVQRHPFERIATPFQVYSWTAPQVDHAMDCVRAEDAYTSRLGYEEHIPGQTRDWNEELQTTRELARKNLPERLLRERAIFKVHSDFAAAATRGAMAVIDGNVMAINPGEETRMQMFIWNNIFFSLGFDVRDHYRELGGDAAAHAAPTNDLNGVRAYGAVDVEGLYTLGTVVVDYRGYRVTAQSIIPGILEREQEQSVIYGSIDFGKTVVSHSKYLELLEKTSRPLKVQRHGVLNEKNETVELCSSVECKGIIGNDGRHYILDLLRTFPPDLNFLPVEGEELPPESQRQGFPRQHRHRLACLRQELIEAFVEHRYLLFMKMAALQLMQQKANKDTNKTSSSDAPALPTTETSESSSITTTETLTDTNADAAQMQKPASDALQAPATEGADQTDGSTSATSQTTTANAEDSKPAANGPLEPTATQNGECKSLLEDPKSREVVLNACKAVGSISNTSFDIRFNPDIFSPGVRFPEDSAEDVQKQKQLLKDAAAFLVSCQIPSLVKDCLDHSALPMDGATLTEALHQRGINVRYLGTVLEFVDKTPAKAQLEHFYRIGISELITRCAKHIFKTYLQGVELSALSAAVSHFLNCFLSSFPDAVAHLPPDELVSRRKNRKRRNRVPGGGDNTAWASLTPSELWKNIASEAQSYYHFTIQCESVDQAVEKYGLQKITLLREISIKTGIQILIKEYNYDSRHKPTFTEEDILNIFPVVKHVNPKASDAFHFFQSGQAKVQQGFLKEGCELINEALNLFNNVYGAMHVEICACLRLLARLNYIMGDHPEALSNQQKAVLMSERVLGIEHPNTIQEYMHLALYCFANGQLSTALKLLYRARYLMLLVCGEDHPEMALLDSNIGLVLHGVMEYDLSLRFLENALAINTKYHGPRSLKVALSHHLVARVYESKAEFRSALQHEKEGYTIYKNQVGEAHEKTKESSEYLKYLTQQAVALQRTMNEIYKNGSNASIMPLKFTAPSMASVLEQLNIINGIIFIPLSQKDLENLKAEVQRRQQLQESGKIEEHIEDSPMELEDKIPIDD; the protein is encoded by the exons ATGGTGAGCAAGACGGATGACATCCCGGCGTCAGTGCCCAACTGTAATCCGGTTGATCTTGCAGATGAAGGGGATGGAGCCCAGGACAGTAAAGAAACCAGCAAGACGTCGATGAAGGATTCTTGCGCTTGCG GGCACAGTGCAGGTACAGCAATGATGAATGGTGGCGGGGCGCATGAGCACATGGAGGAGGCAGAATCCAAGCAGGATGGGAGCGGTGAGGCGGATGGAGGGGAGGAGTCTAACGAACAGGAAGTGATAGTGATCCAGGACACAGGATTCACTGTTAAGATCCAGGCCCCTGGAACAGAGCCCTTTGACCTCCAG GTGTCTCCACAGGAGATGGTGCAGGAGATCCATCAGGTGATGATGGACCGTGAGGACACCTGCCACCGCACCTGCTTCTCCCTGCAGCTGGACGGTAACGTGCTGGACAACTTCGCTGAGCTCAAGTCCATCGAGGGGCTGCAGGAGGGCTCACTGCTCAAAGTGGTGGAAG agccataTACAGTACGTGAAGCCCGCATTCATGTGCGCCACATCAGAGATCTGCTGAAAAGTCTCGACCCTTCAGATGCCTACAATGGAGTGGACTGcaactccctctctttccttagCATCTTCACTGATGGAGATCTGGGAG ATAGTGGCAAGCGAAAGAAAAAGGGCAATGAGCTGGAGCAGATTGACTGCACGCCCCCAGAGCACATCCTCCCTGGCAGCAAAGAGCGCCCCCTGGTGCCCCTCCAGCCGCAGAACAAGGACTGGAAG CCTATGCAGTGCCTGAAGGTCCTGACCATGAGTGGCTGGAACCCTCCGCCAGGGAACAGGAAGATGCATGGCGACCTTATGTACCTGTACATAGTGACAGTGGAGGAGCGCCATGTCAGCGTCACTGCCTCTACCCGCGGCTTCTACCTCAACCA ATCTACTACCTACACCTTCAACCCTAAACCAGCCAACCCCAGCTTTCTGAGCCATTCTCTGGTGGAGCTGCTGAGCCAGATCAGCCCTGCCTTCAAGAAGAATTTCACTGCCCtgcagaagaaaag GGTCCAGAGGCATCCGTTTGAGAGGATAGCCACACCTTTCCAGGTGTATAGCTGGACAGCGCCGCAGGTGGACCATGCTATGGACTGTGTTCGAGCTGAAGACGCCTACACCTCTCGGCTGGGTTATGAGGAGCACATACCTGGACAG ACCAGAGATTGGAATGAGGAGCTTCAGACCACCAGAGAGCTGGCCCGCAAAAACCTGCCTGAACGCCTGCTGAGGGAAAGAGCCATATTCAAG GTCCACAGTGACTTTGCGGCAGCTGCTACTCGTGGTGCTATGGCAGTGATTGATGGCAATGTGATGGCCATCAACCCAGGTGAGGAAACACGCATGCAGATGTTCATCTGGAACAACATATTCTTCAGCCTGGGCTTTGATGTACGTGACCACTATCGTGAGCTGGGTGGAGATGCTGCTGCCCACGCAGCGCCCACCAATGATCTGAATGGTGTGCGAGCTTATGGGGCGGTGGATGTTGAGGGCCTGTACACGCTGGGGACAGTGGTTGTGGACTACAGAGGCTACCGTGTCACGGCCCAGTCCATCATCCCAGGCATCCTGGAGCGCGAGCAGGAGCAGAGTGTCATCTACGGCTCCATTGACTTTGGCAAGACAGTCGTGTCCCATAGCAAATatctggagctgctggagaaaaCCAGTAGGCCGCTCAAG GTTCAGAGACACGGGGTGCTGAACGAGAAGAATGAGACAGTGGAGCTGTGCTCCTCGGTCGAGTGCAAAGGCATCATTGGAAATGATGGGCGACACTACATTCTGGACCTTCTTCGTACCTTCCCTCCTGATCTCAACTTCCTGCctgtggagggagaggagtTGCCTCCAGAGAGCCAGCGCCAAGGCTTCCCCCGCCAGCACCGCCACCGCCTGGCTTGTCTTCGCCAAGAGCTCATTGAAGCGTTTGTTGAGCACAG ATATCTTCTCTTCATGAAGATGGCAGCATTGCAGCTCATGCAGCAGAAAGCAAACAAGGACACTAACAAGACATCCTCCTCTGATGCACCTGCTCTGCCCACAACAGAAACCTCTGAAAGCTCTTCCATAACAACCACAGAGACTCTGACAGATACgaatgctgatgctgctcagaTGCAGAAACCTGCTTCTGATGCACTTCAGGCACCTGCTACAGAAGGAGCAGACCAGACAGATGGCAGCACCTCTGCCACCTCACAGACAACGACTGCCAATGCTGAAGACTCCAAGCCTGCCGCCAATGGGCCCTTGGAGCCCACAGCCACACAGAACGGGGAGTGCAAGAGCCTACTGGAGG ACCCCAAAAGCCGTGAGGTGGTCCTCAATGCCTGCAAGGCAGTTGGCTCAATCAGCAACACTTCATTCGACATTCGTTTCAACCCTGACATCTTCTCCCCAG GAGTGCGTTTCCCAGAGGACAGTGCAGAGGACGTCCAGAAACAGAAGCAGCTACTGAAAGACGCCGCTGCCTTCTTGGTGTCCTGCCAGATCCCCTCACTG GTGAAAGATTGCTTGGATCACAGCGCCCTGCCCATGGATGGAGCCACACTGACAGAAGCCTTGCACCAACGGGGCATCAATGTCCGCTATTTGGGCACTGTACTGGAGTTTGTGGACAAGACCCCTGCCAAGGCCCAGCTGGAACACTTCTAT AGAATAGGAATCAGTGAGCTGATCACCAGATGTGCAAAACATATCTTCAAGACATACCTCCAG GGTGTGGAGttgtctgctctctctgctgctgttagccaTTTCCTCAACTGTTTCCTGAGCTCTTTCCCTGACGCCGTTGCCCACTTACCTCCCGATGAGCTTGTGTCACGCCGCAAGAACCGCAAACGTCGCAACAGGGTCCCAGGAGGTGGTGACAACACGGCGTGGGCTAGCCTGACGCCCAGTGAGCTGTGGAAGAACATTGCCTCTGAGGCACAGAGCTACTATCACTTCACCATACAGTG TGAAAGTGTGGACCAGGCGGTGGAGAAATATGGCCTTCAGAAAATCACTCTGCTCAGAGAAATCTCTATCAAAACTGGCATCCAG ATTCTGATAAAGGAGTACAACTATGACAGCCGCCACAAACCCACCTTCACAGAGGAGGACATCCTGAACATTTTCCCAGTTGTGAAGCATGTAAACCCCAAAGCCTCTGATGCCTTCCATTTCTTCCAGAGTGGCCAGGCCAAGGTGCAGCAAG GTTTTCTGAAAGAGGGCTGTGAGCTGATCAACGAGGCCCTCAACCTCTTTAACAATGTCTATGGAGCCATGCATGTGGAGATCTGTGCATGTCTGCGCCTGTTGGCACGCCTTAATTACATCATGGGAGACCATCCTGAG gcTCTAAGCAACCAGCAAAAGGCTGTTCTGATGAGTGAAAGAGTGCTGGGTATCGAGCACCCCAACACTATTCAAGAATAT ATGCACTTGGCTCTGTACTGCTTTGCCAACGGCCAGCTGTCCACTGCCCTCAAGCTGCTTTACCGTGCCCGTTACCTCATGTTGCTGGTGTGCGGGGAGGACCACCCAGAGATGGCACTGCTCGAT AGTAACATTGGGCTGGTACTGCATGGAGTGATGGAGTACGATTTATCTCTCAGATTCCTAGAGAATGCCTTGGCCatcaacacaaaatatcacGGACCCCGGTCCCTCAAAGTGGCCCTCAG TCATCATTTGGTTGCACGGGTTTATGAGAGCAAGGCTGAGTTCCGCTCCGCACTACAGCATGAAAAGGAAGGCTACACCATTTACAAGAATCAG GTGGGTGAGGCCCATGAGAAAACTAAGGAGAGCTCAGAGTACCTGAAGTACCTCACCCAGCAGGCTGTGGCGCTTCAGAGAACCATGAATGAGATCTACAAGAACGGCTCCAATGCTAGCATCATGCCCCTAAAG TTCACTGCTCCCAGCATGGCCAGTGTCCTGGAACAGCTCAATATCATCAACGGCATCATCTTTATACCTCTCAG CCAAAAGGATCTGGAGAACCTAAAGGCAGAGGTCCAGAGgcggcagcagctgcaggaatCTGGGAAGATTGAGGAGCACATTGAAGACAGCCCAATGGAACTAGAGGACAAAATTCCCATTGATGATTAA
- the cluha gene encoding clustered mitochondria protein homolog isoform X1 yields MVSKTDDIPASVPNCNPVDLADEGDGAQDSKETSKTSMKDSCACGHSAGTAMMNGGGAHEHMEEAESKQDGSGEADGGEESNEQEVIVIQDTGFTVKIQAPGTEPFDLQVSPQEMVQEIHQVMMDREDTCHRTCFSLQLDGNVLDNFAELKSIEGLQEGSLLKVVEEPYTVREARIHVRHIRDLLKSLDPSDAYNGVDCNSLSFLSIFTDGDLGDSGKRKKKGNELEQIDCTPPEHILPGSKERPLVPLQPQNKDWKPMQCLKVLTMSGWNPPPGNRKMHGDLMYLYIVTVEERHVSVTASTRGFYLNQSTTYTFNPKPANPSFLSHSLVELLSQISPAFKKNFTALQKKRVQRHPFERIATPFQVYSWTAPQVDHAMDCVRAEDAYTSRLGYEEHIPGQTRDWNEELQTTRELARKNLPERLLRERAIFKVHSDFAAAATRGAMAVIDGNVMAINPGEETRMQMFIWNNIFFSLGFDVRDHYRELGGDAAAHAAPTNDLNGVRAYGAVDVEGLYTLGTVVVDYRGYRVTAQSIIPGILEREQEQSVIYGSIDFGKTVVSHSKYLELLEKTSRPLKVQRHGVLNEKNETVELCSSVECKGIIGNDGRHYILDLLRTFPPDLNFLPVEGEELPPESQRQGFPRQHRHRLACLRQELIEAFVEHRYLLFMKMAALQLMQQKANKDTNKTSSSDAPALPTTETSESSSITTTETLTDTNADAAQMQKPASDALQAPATEGADQTDGSTSATSQTTTANAEDSKPAANGPLEPTATQNGECKSLLEGKEAEESIPELAQAKELAESLVAEDGSGIDPKSREVVLNACKAVGSISNTSFDIRFNPDIFSPGVRFPEDSAEDVQKQKQLLKDAAAFLVSCQIPSLVKDCLDHSALPMDGATLTEALHQRGINVRYLGTVLEFVDKTPAKAQLEHFYRIGISELITRCAKHIFKTYLQGVELSALSAAVSHFLNCFLSSFPDAVAHLPPDELVSRRKNRKRRNRVPGGGDNTAWASLTPSELWKNIASEAQSYYHFTIQCESVDQAVEKYGLQKITLLREISIKTGIQILIKEYNYDSRHKPTFTEEDILNIFPVVKHVNPKASDAFHFFQSGQAKVQQGFLKEGCELINEALNLFNNVYGAMHVEICACLRLLARLNYIMGDHPEALSNQQKAVLMSERVLGIEHPNTIQEYMHLALYCFANGQLSTALKLLYRARYLMLLVCGEDHPEMALLDSNIGLVLHGVMEYDLSLRFLENALAINTKYHGPRSLKVALSHHLVARVYESKAEFRSALQHEKEGYTIYKNQVGEAHEKTKESSEYLKYLTQQAVALQRTMNEIYKNGSNASIMPLKFTAPSMASVLEQLNIINGIIFIPLSQKDLENLKAEVQRRQQLQESGKIEEHIEDSPMELEDKIPIDD; encoded by the exons ATGGTGAGCAAGACGGATGACATCCCGGCGTCAGTGCCCAACTGTAATCCGGTTGATCTTGCAGATGAAGGGGATGGAGCCCAGGACAGTAAAGAAACCAGCAAGACGTCGATGAAGGATTCTTGCGCTTGCG GGCACAGTGCAGGTACAGCAATGATGAATGGTGGCGGGGCGCATGAGCACATGGAGGAGGCAGAATCCAAGCAGGATGGGAGCGGTGAGGCGGATGGAGGGGAGGAGTCTAACGAACAGGAAGTGATAGTGATCCAGGACACAGGATTCACTGTTAAGATCCAGGCCCCTGGAACAGAGCCCTTTGACCTCCAG GTGTCTCCACAGGAGATGGTGCAGGAGATCCATCAGGTGATGATGGACCGTGAGGACACCTGCCACCGCACCTGCTTCTCCCTGCAGCTGGACGGTAACGTGCTGGACAACTTCGCTGAGCTCAAGTCCATCGAGGGGCTGCAGGAGGGCTCACTGCTCAAAGTGGTGGAAG agccataTACAGTACGTGAAGCCCGCATTCATGTGCGCCACATCAGAGATCTGCTGAAAAGTCTCGACCCTTCAGATGCCTACAATGGAGTGGACTGcaactccctctctttccttagCATCTTCACTGATGGAGATCTGGGAG ATAGTGGCAAGCGAAAGAAAAAGGGCAATGAGCTGGAGCAGATTGACTGCACGCCCCCAGAGCACATCCTCCCTGGCAGCAAAGAGCGCCCCCTGGTGCCCCTCCAGCCGCAGAACAAGGACTGGAAG CCTATGCAGTGCCTGAAGGTCCTGACCATGAGTGGCTGGAACCCTCCGCCAGGGAACAGGAAGATGCATGGCGACCTTATGTACCTGTACATAGTGACAGTGGAGGAGCGCCATGTCAGCGTCACTGCCTCTACCCGCGGCTTCTACCTCAACCA ATCTACTACCTACACCTTCAACCCTAAACCAGCCAACCCCAGCTTTCTGAGCCATTCTCTGGTGGAGCTGCTGAGCCAGATCAGCCCTGCCTTCAAGAAGAATTTCACTGCCCtgcagaagaaaag GGTCCAGAGGCATCCGTTTGAGAGGATAGCCACACCTTTCCAGGTGTATAGCTGGACAGCGCCGCAGGTGGACCATGCTATGGACTGTGTTCGAGCTGAAGACGCCTACACCTCTCGGCTGGGTTATGAGGAGCACATACCTGGACAG ACCAGAGATTGGAATGAGGAGCTTCAGACCACCAGAGAGCTGGCCCGCAAAAACCTGCCTGAACGCCTGCTGAGGGAAAGAGCCATATTCAAG GTCCACAGTGACTTTGCGGCAGCTGCTACTCGTGGTGCTATGGCAGTGATTGATGGCAATGTGATGGCCATCAACCCAGGTGAGGAAACACGCATGCAGATGTTCATCTGGAACAACATATTCTTCAGCCTGGGCTTTGATGTACGTGACCACTATCGTGAGCTGGGTGGAGATGCTGCTGCCCACGCAGCGCCCACCAATGATCTGAATGGTGTGCGAGCTTATGGGGCGGTGGATGTTGAGGGCCTGTACACGCTGGGGACAGTGGTTGTGGACTACAGAGGCTACCGTGTCACGGCCCAGTCCATCATCCCAGGCATCCTGGAGCGCGAGCAGGAGCAGAGTGTCATCTACGGCTCCATTGACTTTGGCAAGACAGTCGTGTCCCATAGCAAATatctggagctgctggagaaaaCCAGTAGGCCGCTCAAG GTTCAGAGACACGGGGTGCTGAACGAGAAGAATGAGACAGTGGAGCTGTGCTCCTCGGTCGAGTGCAAAGGCATCATTGGAAATGATGGGCGACACTACATTCTGGACCTTCTTCGTACCTTCCCTCCTGATCTCAACTTCCTGCctgtggagggagaggagtTGCCTCCAGAGAGCCAGCGCCAAGGCTTCCCCCGCCAGCACCGCCACCGCCTGGCTTGTCTTCGCCAAGAGCTCATTGAAGCGTTTGTTGAGCACAG ATATCTTCTCTTCATGAAGATGGCAGCATTGCAGCTCATGCAGCAGAAAGCAAACAAGGACACTAACAAGACATCCTCCTCTGATGCACCTGCTCTGCCCACAACAGAAACCTCTGAAAGCTCTTCCATAACAACCACAGAGACTCTGACAGATACgaatgctgatgctgctcagaTGCAGAAACCTGCTTCTGATGCACTTCAGGCACCTGCTACAGAAGGAGCAGACCAGACAGATGGCAGCACCTCTGCCACCTCACAGACAACGACTGCCAATGCTGAAGACTCCAAGCCTGCCGCCAATGGGCCCTTGGAGCCCACAGCCACACAGAACGGGGAGTGCAAGAGCCTACTGGAGGGTAAGGAGGCTGAGGAAAGTATCCCGGAATTAGCCCAGGCCAAAGAGCTGGCGGAGTCCTTAGTTGCCGAAGATGGATCTGGTATTG ACCCCAAAAGCCGTGAGGTGGTCCTCAATGCCTGCAAGGCAGTTGGCTCAATCAGCAACACTTCATTCGACATTCGTTTCAACCCTGACATCTTCTCCCCAG GAGTGCGTTTCCCAGAGGACAGTGCAGAGGACGTCCAGAAACAGAAGCAGCTACTGAAAGACGCCGCTGCCTTCTTGGTGTCCTGCCAGATCCCCTCACTG GTGAAAGATTGCTTGGATCACAGCGCCCTGCCCATGGATGGAGCCACACTGACAGAAGCCTTGCACCAACGGGGCATCAATGTCCGCTATTTGGGCACTGTACTGGAGTTTGTGGACAAGACCCCTGCCAAGGCCCAGCTGGAACACTTCTAT AGAATAGGAATCAGTGAGCTGATCACCAGATGTGCAAAACATATCTTCAAGACATACCTCCAG GGTGTGGAGttgtctgctctctctgctgctgttagccaTTTCCTCAACTGTTTCCTGAGCTCTTTCCCTGACGCCGTTGCCCACTTACCTCCCGATGAGCTTGTGTCACGCCGCAAGAACCGCAAACGTCGCAACAGGGTCCCAGGAGGTGGTGACAACACGGCGTGGGCTAGCCTGACGCCCAGTGAGCTGTGGAAGAACATTGCCTCTGAGGCACAGAGCTACTATCACTTCACCATACAGTG TGAAAGTGTGGACCAGGCGGTGGAGAAATATGGCCTTCAGAAAATCACTCTGCTCAGAGAAATCTCTATCAAAACTGGCATCCAG ATTCTGATAAAGGAGTACAACTATGACAGCCGCCACAAACCCACCTTCACAGAGGAGGACATCCTGAACATTTTCCCAGTTGTGAAGCATGTAAACCCCAAAGCCTCTGATGCCTTCCATTTCTTCCAGAGTGGCCAGGCCAAGGTGCAGCAAG GTTTTCTGAAAGAGGGCTGTGAGCTGATCAACGAGGCCCTCAACCTCTTTAACAATGTCTATGGAGCCATGCATGTGGAGATCTGTGCATGTCTGCGCCTGTTGGCACGCCTTAATTACATCATGGGAGACCATCCTGAG gcTCTAAGCAACCAGCAAAAGGCTGTTCTGATGAGTGAAAGAGTGCTGGGTATCGAGCACCCCAACACTATTCAAGAATAT ATGCACTTGGCTCTGTACTGCTTTGCCAACGGCCAGCTGTCCACTGCCCTCAAGCTGCTTTACCGTGCCCGTTACCTCATGTTGCTGGTGTGCGGGGAGGACCACCCAGAGATGGCACTGCTCGAT AGTAACATTGGGCTGGTACTGCATGGAGTGATGGAGTACGATTTATCTCTCAGATTCCTAGAGAATGCCTTGGCCatcaacacaaaatatcacGGACCCCGGTCCCTCAAAGTGGCCCTCAG TCATCATTTGGTTGCACGGGTTTATGAGAGCAAGGCTGAGTTCCGCTCCGCACTACAGCATGAAAAGGAAGGCTACACCATTTACAAGAATCAG GTGGGTGAGGCCCATGAGAAAACTAAGGAGAGCTCAGAGTACCTGAAGTACCTCACCCAGCAGGCTGTGGCGCTTCAGAGAACCATGAATGAGATCTACAAGAACGGCTCCAATGCTAGCATCATGCCCCTAAAG TTCACTGCTCCCAGCATGGCCAGTGTCCTGGAACAGCTCAATATCATCAACGGCATCATCTTTATACCTCTCAG CCAAAAGGATCTGGAGAACCTAAAGGCAGAGGTCCAGAGgcggcagcagctgcaggaatCTGGGAAGATTGAGGAGCACATTGAAGACAGCCCAATGGAACTAGAGGACAAAATTCCCATTGATGATTAA